One Siniperca chuatsi isolate FFG_IHB_CAS linkage group LG3, ASM2008510v1, whole genome shotgun sequence genomic region harbors:
- the rfx1b gene encoding MHC class II regulatory factor RFX1 isoform X8 codes for MFCGGCYYDLEAVCQGSVHSNDSLSDSSPPAPGVPTQVVQPVQTTQQQRSVLQAVSQAAKRIQTGHINNLQSVHINQEVEHVFSGQVQYVDGGGDATFTSPTIRSSNYPFSDSPLFSQTPPTSSSTYYEATPSSESDITGSVTSQPVSVATAGANSGGAAAGGGGYVIQGGYVLGGGGGAAAGGGGGGGQSYSSPNSRAPPATVQWLCDNYEGAEGVSLPRCTLYYHYLLHCQEQKLEPVNAASFGKLIRSVFMGLRTRRLGTRGNSKYHYYGLRIKSGSPLLRLMDEQQHMAMRQQPFSQKNSRIKPVQKTQGITNGTSGGMGQQAAALCDISAQVQQYQQFLEASRPLPDFVDIDLQDQTLPDGILLEHLKAFQTLYREHCEAILDVMVNLQFTLVETLWKSFWRFSQSSDTESLNLHDESEKRLPKSCLVVLCKFEPVLQWTKECDNLLYQTLVEILIPDVLRPIPSALTQAIRNFAKSLENWLTGAMMNIPEEMVRIKVVCVCSFSQTLRRYTSLNHLAQAARAVLQNSAQINQMLSDLNRVDFTNVQEQASWVCQCEDRVVQRLEQDFKMTLQQQNSLEQWATWLDGVVSQALKPYEHNPVALPKAAKVFLLNWSFYSSMVIRDLTLRSAASFGSFHLIRLLYDEYMYYLIEHRVAQAKGVTPIAVMGEFASTVKSRISLDLEKEEEEDEEEESDDETGDLVLQSSSLSAVDEEKEPMEPPTKQPRTSLNLHTLTETHSTPP; via the exons ATGTTCTGCGGTGGCTGTTATTACGATTTGGAAGCAGTATGTC AGGGCTCCGTTCACTCCAACGACAGTCTGTCAGACTCCAGCCCACCTGCCCCTGGTGTTCCTACTCAGGTGGTCCAACCAGTGCAGACCACCCAACAG CAGAGGTCAGTGTTGCAAGCAGTGTCACAGGCAGCCAAGAGGATTCAGACTGGCCACATCAACAACCTACAGTCTGTACACATTAACCAGGAG GTGGAGCATGTGTTCTCTGGCCAGGTGCAGTATGTGGACGGAGGAGGAGACGCGACCTTTACATCACCCACCAT TCGATCGAGCAACTACCCTTTCTCCGACTCGCCCCTCTTCTCCCAGAcccctcccacctcctcctccacctacTACGAGGCCACTCCCAGCTCTGAGTCAGACATCACTGGCTCGGTGACCTCGCAGCCAGTTTCTGTGGCAACAGCAGGAGCCAATAGCGGGGGAGCTGCTGCAGGCGGAGGGGGCTACGTAATTCAGGGCGGTTATGTGttaggaggagggggaggagctgcagcaggtggaggaggaggaggaggacagagttATTCCAGCCCTAACTCTCGTGCCCCACCTGCTACT GTGCAGTGGCTGTGTGATAACTATGAGGGGGCGGAGGGGGTGAGTTTACCTCGCTGCACCCTCTACTACCACTACCTGCTGCACTGCCAGGAGCAGAAACTAGAACCTGTTAACGCTGCATCCTTTGGCAAACTCATCAGGTCTGTCTTCATGGGACTACGTACACGGAGATTAGGGAccag agggAACTCCAAGTACCACTACTATGGTCTGAGGATCAAATCTGGTTCCCCTCTGCTCAGACTGATGGATGAACAACAGCACATGGCGATGAGGCAGCAGCCTTTCTCACAGAAAAACAG TAGGATAAAGCCAGTTCAGAAGACACAGGGGATCACCAATGGGACATCAGGTGGGATGGGTCAGCAGGCGGCGGCACTCTGTGATATTTCAGCACAGGTGCAACAGTATCAGCAGTTTCTGG AGGCATCAAGGCCACTGCCAGACTTTGTGGACATTGATCTGCAAGATCAAACCCTGCCCGATGGGATCCTTTTGGAACACCTGAAGGCCTTTCAGACTCTCTACAGAGAACACTGCGAG GCCATTCTGGACGTGATGGTCAACCTTCAGTTCACTCTTGTGGAGACACTATGGAAATCCTTCTGGAGGTTCAGCCAGAGCAGTGACACAGAATCACTCAACCT GCACGATGAGTCTGAGAAGCGTCTGCCCAAATCGTGCCTGGTGGTGCTGTGTAAGTTTGAACCAGTGCTGCAATGGACGAAAGAGTGCgacaacctgctctaccagACTCTGGTGGAGATCCTCATCCCTGATGTACTGAGACCCATCCCTA GTGCCTTAACTCAGGCCATCCGCAACTTTGCCAAGAGTCTGGAGAATTGGTTGACAGGAGCTATGATGAACATCCCAGAAGAGATGGTTCGCATAAAG GTGGTGTGTGTATGCTCCTTCTCCCAGACACTGCGCCGCTATACCAGCCTGAACCACCTGGCCCAGGCAGCCCGCGCCGTCCTCCAGAACTCAGCCCAAATCAACCAGATGCTCTCAGACCTCAACCGGGTTGATTTCACTAACGTGCAG gagcAGGCATCCTGGGTGTGTCAGTGTGAGGACCGTGTGGTACAGCGGCTGGAGCAAGACTTTAAAATGACTTTGCAGCAGCAAAACTCTCTGGAGCAGTGGGCTAcctggctggatggtgttgtCTCTCAGGCCCTAAAGCCCTACGAGCACAACCCTGTCGCCCTACCAAAGGCTGCCAAGGTCTTCCTGCTCAACTGGTCTTTCTATAG TTCTATGGTAATCCGGGACCTGACTCTGCGCAGTGCTGCCAGTTTTGGCTCCTTTCACCTGATCCGCTTGCTGTATGATGAGTATATGTACTACCTGATAGAACACAGGGTGGCCCAGGCTAAAGGAGTGACACCCATTGCGGTCATGGGAGAA TTTGCCAGCACCGTCAAGAGCCGAATCTCTCTGGACCTGGAGAAAG aagaagaggaagatgaggaagaggagagcgATGACGAGACCGGAGATCTGGTGCTGCAGTCCAGCTCTCTGAGTGCGGTCGATGAGGAGAAGGAGCCGATGGAGCCGCCTACCAAGCAGCCCAGGACGAGTTTAAATCTGCACACTCTGACTGAGACCCACAGCACACCTCCTTAG